A region from the Cydia amplana chromosome 7, ilCydAmpl1.1, whole genome shotgun sequence genome encodes:
- the LOC134649555 gene encoding putative sodium-dependent multivitamin transporter isoform X2, translating to MVQSVFGVWDYAIMALTMIASIAIGLYFRFSGGKQKTNEEYLLADRNMSILPVAVSLMASFMSAITLLGVSSENYSYGMQFVVINISYGIATPIASRYYLPVFFGLQKTSTYEYLELRFGPHIRMLASLTYTLQMVLYNGIVLYAPAIVLEAVTGLDRLISILVVGLVCTFYATLGGMKAVIWTDLLQSLLMFGAVFSVVVFSSVQLGGFSKIFTIAKERGRLEFDSFSFDPTVRNTWWSLNFGGLITYLSLYAVNHTQIQRLQTVRTLERSQACLWWSWPVLSVLSICTCISGLGIFGVYKDCDPLAAGSITKMDQLMPYYVVDAMKSVPGLAGLFVAGIFSASLSTVSAACNALAAVTLTDYVGKWCHVRDSYIPWLTKLAACGYGLVFLALAFVAEHLGGLLQAALTIFGAVGGPMLGVFTLGMFTTFTNENGVCVALLSGMAVTLWISFGGPRPPPVSLPVSVAGCAANITLPETRTTDPSDYFYLYRVSYLWTSPIGLVWVLVVGSLVSLVWKRQHPWQRAGRKHPDPALFTPPLARRLRHTQETKADVQCELLKR from the exons ATGGTGCAATCGGTATTCGGAGTATGGGACTACGCCATAATGGCCTTAACAATGATCGCATCCATCGCAATTGGACTATATTTTCGCTTCAGCGGcggaaaacaaaaaacaaatgaG GAGTATCTTCTCGCAGATCGAAACATGTCTATACTGCCAGTGGCAGTTTCCTTGATGGCATCATTCATGTCGGCTATTACGCTTCTCGGGGTGTCATCAGAAAATTATTCCTATGGAATGCAATTTGTCGTCATCAACATATCGTATGGCATCGCCACGCCGATCGCAAGTCGGTATTACCTGCCTGTGTTCTTCGGGCTACAGAAGACAAGTACTTATGAATACTTGGAACTGCGCTTCGGACCTCACATACGAATGCTAGCCTCCCTCACATACACTTTACAAATGGTGCTCTACAACGGTATCGTGCTCTATGCTCCTGCTATAGTCCTAGAAGCCGTCACAGGCCTGGACAGACTGATATCTATACTAGTCGTTGGATTAGTGTGTACTTTCTACGCAACTTTAGGCGGAATGAAAGCCGTAATCTGGACTGATCTTTTACAATCCCTGTTGATGTTCGGTGCTGTGTTCAGTGTAGTTGTATTCAGTTCTGTACAGCTTGGAGGCTttagtaaaatatttacaattgcGAAAGAGAGAGGAAGGCTTGAGTTTGACAG ttTTAGTTTTGACCCGACAGTAAGAAATACTTGGTGGTCATTGAACTTCGGAGGTTTGATCACCTATTTGTCTCTGTATGCGGTTAACCATACTCag ATTCAGCGTCTACAGACGGTGAGAACGCTGGAGCGCTCCCAGGCGTGCTTGTGGTGGAGCTGGCCCGTGCTCTCCGTGCTGAGCATCTGCACGTGCATAAGCGGGCTCGGAATCTTCGGCGTGTACAAGGACTGCGACCCGCTGGCGGCCGGCAGTATCACTAAG ATGGACCAGCTAATGCCTTACTACGTGGTGGACGCGATGAAATCCGTCCCCGGCCTGGCGGGTTTGTTCGTGGCCGGCATCTTCAGCGCCTCGTTGTCCACCGTGTCAGCCGCCTGCAACGCTCTGGCAGCTGTCACGCTCACTGACTACGTTGGCAA ATGGTGCCACGTGCGTGACTCGTACATCCCCTGGCTGACGAAGCTGGCCGCCTGCGGATATGGCCTCGTGTTCCTGGCTCTGGCCTTTGTGGCTGAACATCTGGGCGGCTTGCTTCAAGCGGCGCTCACCATCTTCGGAGCTGTCGGAGGACCGATGCTCGGAGTATTCACTTTGGGCATGTTCACTACCTTCACTAATGAAAAC GGTGTTTGCGTGGCCCTGCTCAGCGGGATGGCTGTAACACTGTGGATTAGTTTTGGAGGCCCCCGCCCGCCGCCTGTCAGTCTGCCGGTCAGCGTGGCTGGGTGTGCTGCCAACATTACCCTACCGGAGACTCGGACTACGGATCCCAGTGACTACTTCTACTTGTACAGAGTGTCTTACTTGTGGACTAGCCCA ATCGGCTTAGTGTGGGTGCTGGTGGTAGGTTCGCTCGTGTCGCTAGTGTGGAAGCGCCAGCACCCGTGGCAGCGAGCTGGGCGCAAGCACCCCGACCCAGCACTTTTCACCCCGCCCCTCGCTCGCCGGTTACGACATACACAGGAGACGAAAGCTGATGTACAG TGCGAGCTGTTGAAGCGGTGA
- the LOC134649555 gene encoding putative sodium-dependent multivitamin transporter isoform X1: MVQSVFGVWDYAIMALTMIASIAIGLYFRFSGGKQKTNEEYLLADRNMSILPVAVSLMASFMSAITLLGVSSENYSYGMQFVVINISYGIATPIASRYYLPVFFGLQKTSTYEYLELRFGPHIRMLASLTYTLQMVLYNGIVLYAPAIVLEAVTGLDRLISILVVGLVCTFYATLGGMKAVIWTDLLQSLLMFGAVFSVVVFSSVQLGGFSKIFTIAKERGRLEFDSFSFDPTVRNTWWSLNFGGLITYLSLYAVNHTQIQRLQTVRTLERSQACLWWSWPVLSVLSICTCISGLGIFGVYKDCDPLAAGSITKMDQLMPYYVVDAMKSVPGLAGLFVAGIFSASLSTVSAACNALAAVTLTDYVGKWCHVRDSYIPWLTKLAACGYGLVFLALAFVAEHLGGLLQAALTIFGAVGGPMLGVFTLGMFTTFTNENGVCVALLSGMAVTLWISFGGPRPPPVSLPVSVAGCAANITLPETRTTDPSDYFYLYRVSYLWTSPIGLVWVLVVGSLVSLVWKRQHPWQRAGRKHPDPALFTPPLARRLRHTQETKADVQVCMFIRNVQGSTYAKKP; the protein is encoded by the exons ATGGTGCAATCGGTATTCGGAGTATGGGACTACGCCATAATGGCCTTAACAATGATCGCATCCATCGCAATTGGACTATATTTTCGCTTCAGCGGcggaaaacaaaaaacaaatgaG GAGTATCTTCTCGCAGATCGAAACATGTCTATACTGCCAGTGGCAGTTTCCTTGATGGCATCATTCATGTCGGCTATTACGCTTCTCGGGGTGTCATCAGAAAATTATTCCTATGGAATGCAATTTGTCGTCATCAACATATCGTATGGCATCGCCACGCCGATCGCAAGTCGGTATTACCTGCCTGTGTTCTTCGGGCTACAGAAGACAAGTACTTATGAATACTTGGAACTGCGCTTCGGACCTCACATACGAATGCTAGCCTCCCTCACATACACTTTACAAATGGTGCTCTACAACGGTATCGTGCTCTATGCTCCTGCTATAGTCCTAGAAGCCGTCACAGGCCTGGACAGACTGATATCTATACTAGTCGTTGGATTAGTGTGTACTTTCTACGCAACTTTAGGCGGAATGAAAGCCGTAATCTGGACTGATCTTTTACAATCCCTGTTGATGTTCGGTGCTGTGTTCAGTGTAGTTGTATTCAGTTCTGTACAGCTTGGAGGCTttagtaaaatatttacaattgcGAAAGAGAGAGGAAGGCTTGAGTTTGACAG ttTTAGTTTTGACCCGACAGTAAGAAATACTTGGTGGTCATTGAACTTCGGAGGTTTGATCACCTATTTGTCTCTGTATGCGGTTAACCATACTCag ATTCAGCGTCTACAGACGGTGAGAACGCTGGAGCGCTCCCAGGCGTGCTTGTGGTGGAGCTGGCCCGTGCTCTCCGTGCTGAGCATCTGCACGTGCATAAGCGGGCTCGGAATCTTCGGCGTGTACAAGGACTGCGACCCGCTGGCGGCCGGCAGTATCACTAAG ATGGACCAGCTAATGCCTTACTACGTGGTGGACGCGATGAAATCCGTCCCCGGCCTGGCGGGTTTGTTCGTGGCCGGCATCTTCAGCGCCTCGTTGTCCACCGTGTCAGCCGCCTGCAACGCTCTGGCAGCTGTCACGCTCACTGACTACGTTGGCAA ATGGTGCCACGTGCGTGACTCGTACATCCCCTGGCTGACGAAGCTGGCCGCCTGCGGATATGGCCTCGTGTTCCTGGCTCTGGCCTTTGTGGCTGAACATCTGGGCGGCTTGCTTCAAGCGGCGCTCACCATCTTCGGAGCTGTCGGAGGACCGATGCTCGGAGTATTCACTTTGGGCATGTTCACTACCTTCACTAATGAAAAC GGTGTTTGCGTGGCCCTGCTCAGCGGGATGGCTGTAACACTGTGGATTAGTTTTGGAGGCCCCCGCCCGCCGCCTGTCAGTCTGCCGGTCAGCGTGGCTGGGTGTGCTGCCAACATTACCCTACCGGAGACTCGGACTACGGATCCCAGTGACTACTTCTACTTGTACAGAGTGTCTTACTTGTGGACTAGCCCA ATCGGCTTAGTGTGGGTGCTGGTGGTAGGTTCGCTCGTGTCGCTAGTGTGGAAGCGCCAGCACCCGTGGCAGCGAGCTGGGCGCAAGCACCCCGACCCAGCACTTTTCACCCCGCCCCTCGCTCGCCGGTTACGACATACACAGGAGACGAAAGCTGATGTACAGGTATGCATGTTTATTAGAAATGTACAAGGCTCTACTTATGCCAAAAAGCCGTAA
- the LOC134649840 gene encoding odorant receptor 94a-like — protein MSNIVSSDRPRRYFGVHYRLLRFLGLGWWHHPDEGDFRNFPSWYLYYSILTQVVWVAGFVGLETIDPFIGEKDIDRFMFSLSFVITHDLTCIKLYLFFFKNRAIQEIVRTIEIDVYDYYQNVDKNRRTIRITKIMTASFVFFGWITIGNTNVYGTIMDLRWKREVALLNYTAIKPPRTLPQPIYIPWTYQSDESYIATFVLETVGLLWTGHIVMTIDTFIGSLILHMSSQFSILQEAFMTAYDRALSQLISDMPLDIDENNDIKDRLDEIEAKVKSFYTDIQIESAIEKSVKSCLRQHQLLISCVEKFRVTYSYGFMTQLLSSMAAICVVMVQVSQDASSFKSIRLVTSLAFFMAMIIQLAIQCFTANELTLQAERVSDAVMQSNWERMTPRVRRYLLIAMMRAQRPLRLSAAGFAYMDNRCFLAIMKAAYSYYAVLSQKEV, from the exons atgtcaaatatagTAAGCTCTGATCGTCCTAGGCGTTACTTTGGCGTGCACTACCGCCTCTTGAGGTTCTTGGGGCTAGGCTGGTGGCATCACCCAGACGAAGGTGATTTCAGGAACTTCCCGAGCTGGTACCTGTACTATTCTATACTCACTCAAGTCGTTTGGGTGGCGGGTTTCGTCGGTCTCGAAACCATCGATCCTTTCATTGGCGAAAAGGATATCGACCGATTCATGTTCAGTCTCTCATTCGTCATCACCCACGACCTCACTTGCATCAAGCTTTATCTTTTCTTTTTCAAAAACCGTGCTATCCAGGAGATCGTGCGCACCATTGAAATCGACGTTTACGATTACTATCAAAATGTTGATAAAAACCGTAGAACAATCAGAATTACAAAGATAATGACggcgtcttttgtttttttcgggTGGATTACTATTGGCAATACGAACGTATACGGCACTATTATGGATTTAAGATGGAAGAGAGAAGTAGCTCTTTTAAACTATACTGCCATAAAGCCGCCACGGACGCTCCCTCAACCCATTTACATACCATGGACATATCAATCGGATGAGTCATATATCGCGACGTTTGTGCTGGAGACAGTGGGTTTGCTGTGGACGGGACACATCGTGATGACTATAGACACTTTTATCGGGTCACTCATTCTTCACATGAGCTCTCagttttcaatactacaagaGGCATTCATGACTGCATATGACCGCGCTCTATCGCAACTAATCTCGGACATGCCGCTTGATATTGATGAGAATAATGACATTAAAGATCGTCTGGATGAGATAGAAGCTAAAGTTAAATCATTTTATACGGACATTCAAATTGAATCTGCTATAGAAAAATCGGTAAAGAGCTGTCTTCGCCAACATCAATTGTTGATTAG CTGCGTGGAAAAGTTCCGAGTGACTTACTCCTACGGCTTCATGACTCAGCTACTGTCCAGCATGGCGGCTATTTGCGTCGTAATGGTGCAAGTTTCG CAAGATGCATCGAGTTTCAAGTCAATTCGTCTCGTGACATCCCTGGCGTTCTTCATGGCAATGATCATACAACTTGCCATACAATGTTTCACGGCGAACGAGCTTACGCTTcag GCCGAGCGCGTTTCGGATGCGGTTATGCAGTCAAATTGGGAACGCATGACTCCTCGTGTACGTCGGTACCTCCTGATAGCAATGATGCGAGCACAACGGCCTCTCAGGCTATCAGCCGCCGGCTTCGCTTACATGGATAACCGGTGCTTCTTGGCA